One window from the genome of Gimesia aquarii encodes:
- a CDS encoding YajG family lipoprotein → MKSKFSLCISLFVILLAGCGQNSDQLSLTPVSGKVTYQGEIIHDGVIRLIPIKGNQAPARTTQIKKGLYQFAERSAVKPGTYQVEIDAYRGGASLPGDKTENSTEREQFLPEQFNKKTTIETFTVKPDSNEIKKDFDLK, encoded by the coding sequence ATGAAAAGCAAGTTCTCTCTCTGTATTAGTCTGTTTGTAATACTTCTGGCTGGATGTGGCCAAAATTCTGATCAACTCTCATTGACTCCGGTCAGTGGTAAAGTGACTTATCAGGGAGAGATCATTCACGATGGCGTGATTCGCCTGATTCCTATCAAGGGCAATCAGGCGCCGGCAAGAACTACACAAATCAAAAAAGGACTTTATCAGTTCGCGGAACGGTCTGCAGTAAAACCCGGTACGTATCAGGTCGAAATTGACGCTTATCGAGGGGGTGCCAGTCTGCCGGGAGACAAAACTGAAAACTCAACAGAACGGGAACAGTTCCTCCCGGAACAATTCAATAAAAAAACGACAATCGAAACATTCACTGTCAAACCTGATAGTAACGAAATAAAAAAAGACTTTGACCTCAAGTAG
- a CDS encoding sialidase family protein gives MKHIKLRTLCLALTAFIATMNLLPDHSDAESRLLIKSTKDLPRHGEGALLTLDNGRLLLVYTQWYGAKGNDHDPARLVEIHSDDGGKTWSEPKTIQENIGKMNVMSASLVKTTSGKILLTYIRIDSNRFANLWFKESTDEGKTWSEPKQLSHGKKGLIFTVNAAAIRLKSGRILLAAYGSPSAWQKDEHFRAFSYYTDDEGATWHRSENDVDCPMRGAMEPEIEQLSDGRILMLIRTQTTRMYRSYSSDGGKTWSPAKKTEIVHPEAPMLLQRAPGKDAPLILIWNNAVVPGADHQGPRTPFTLGLSYDDGKTWENLTNIEESAKGSYCYAAAAFRKNVLHLVYYGPGGLRYQSIPLAQLLKKKQ, from the coding sequence ATGAAGCACATAAAATTAAGAACCCTTTGTCTGGCGTTGACTGCATTCATCGCTACGATGAACTTATTACCTGACCATAGTGATGCGGAATCACGTCTCTTAATTAAATCTACAAAGGACCTACCTCGACATGGGGAAGGTGCCCTGCTGACACTCGATAACGGACGGTTACTTCTGGTTTACACTCAATGGTATGGCGCCAAAGGTAACGATCATGATCCAGCACGACTGGTGGAAATTCATTCGGACGATGGCGGCAAGACCTGGTCAGAGCCGAAAACAATCCAGGAAAATATTGGCAAGATGAACGTCATGTCCGCCAGCCTGGTGAAGACAACCAGCGGGAAGATCTTGCTGACTTACATCCGCATCGACAGTAACCGCTTCGCCAATTTATGGTTCAAAGAATCGACTGATGAAGGAAAAACCTGGAGCGAGCCCAAACAGCTTTCGCACGGCAAAAAAGGTCTGATTTTCACCGTCAACGCAGCCGCCATTCGTTTGAAATCAGGTCGTATCTTATTAGCCGCCTATGGTTCTCCCAGCGCCTGGCAGAAAGACGAACACTTTCGCGCCTTCAGCTATTACACCGATGACGAAGGAGCCACCTGGCATCGCTCAGAAAATGATGTCGATTGTCCTATGCGGGGCGCGATGGAACCGGAAATCGAGCAATTGAGCGATGGCCGGATCCTCATGTTGATTCGCACACAGACCACCAGAATGTACCGTTCCTATAGTAGTGATGGAGGCAAAACCTGGAGTCCTGCTAAAAAAACCGAAATCGTTCATCCCGAAGCACCAATGCTCTTACAACGCGCACCAGGCAAAGACGCACCTCTCATTTTAATCTGGAACAACGCCGTCGTTCCCGGTGCCGATCACCAGGGGCCACGTACGCCTTTCACACTGGGTCTTTCTTATGATGACGGAAAAACATGGGAGAATCTGACCAATATTGAAGAAAGCGCTAAGGGTTCTTACTGTTACGCTGCAGCAGCATTTCGAAAGAATGTACTGCACCTGGTCTATTATGGACCGGGTGGCCTGCGTTATCAGAGCATTCCCCTGGCCCAACTATTAAAGAAGAAGCAGTAA
- a CDS encoding outer membrane protein assembly factor BamB family protein, with amino-acid sequence MRFLTVIAFLFALGFSSETTVADWPQFRGNAARTGYTREPLPNRLELKWTFRVQHAPTPAWPTHTRIKFDEVFQPIIVQQTVLFGSSTDDQLYALDLETGELKWKFFTEGPIRFAPAAWKDRIFVASDDGNLYALAIKDGSLLWKRQGGPKKKYIMGNDRLISHWPARGGPAVVGDQVYFAAGVWPSDGVYLYALNAETGEVIWSNRDSGQLVMDQPHGGARAKSGVSSQGYLAASQDQIFMPTGRAVPAAFERTSGKFQYFHMQKNQQRGGSEVILADQFFCNAGCLFDQSTGQLTQQTGTGPMAATDGGILRGSGQSLLYSAWTDTQTRDRKGKPITIKQLQEKRVIPLNYTITDVIIAGVDAYCGSHNKVTAVDFSRQANTWWSHEIEGTVRGLAASDECLVASTDQGVICCFGNGGAQETDNTSPSPTPKPVASPKEYQAAAKEILDKTNRKTGICVDLGAENAQLALELARLSDLQIYVVMQDAKQAAQARKLLSNAGVYGSRVAVHVADPKRTPYSKNFANLVISSSSLDKTIGSKLLQEARRIQRPYGGQFCRGALGKIQVETKSELKGAGSWTHQYSNATNTVNSDDEIVKGPLKMYWYRDMDFQIPNRHGQGPAPLVNQGVMVVGGLHGLCGLDAYNGHTVWRYQLKNNLTEMNGIHHDVGTAEVGSNFCLGGDYVFVKQDTFCHQIDLKTGKLIRKISTPVSQDNPNQNWGYISYHDGIVYGTVSNDAHYTSPRYKNLKLRNESVLFFAIDAKTGNILWTYQPEYSIRNNAITIGDNSVYLIDREIAKADHIKESRRNGRPNPASAEDEKRKGKLKAFHAKEGTDLWKADQDIFGTQLAVSEENQTLLMFYQGIRHSFFKLPSEVGGRIAAIDTKTGKRIWDIKAKYQSHPVINGDKIYAQGGAWDLKTGKSIDFKFDRSYGCGQISASKHLMVFRSATLGYVDLTRKAGVENFGGIRLGCYINAIPAGGLVLVPDGSSQCNCSYQMQAWFALEGSE; translated from the coding sequence ATGAGATTCCTGACGGTTATTGCATTTCTGTTCGCACTGGGATTCAGTTCTGAAACCACGGTTGCCGACTGGCCCCAATTTCGAGGAAACGCAGCCCGCACTGGATATACCCGTGAACCACTACCAAACCGCCTGGAATTGAAATGGACGTTTCGTGTCCAACATGCTCCTACTCCTGCCTGGCCCACACATACACGCATTAAATTTGATGAAGTCTTTCAGCCCATCATCGTGCAGCAGACCGTTCTATTTGGGAGTTCCACCGATGATCAACTTTATGCACTCGATTTAGAAACAGGGGAACTCAAATGGAAATTCTTTACAGAAGGTCCCATTCGTTTTGCACCGGCTGCCTGGAAAGACCGCATCTTTGTTGCCAGCGATGATGGCAACCTCTACGCTTTGGCCATCAAAGATGGCTCTCTCCTCTGGAAAAGACAAGGTGGTCCCAAGAAAAAGTATATCATGGGCAATGATCGACTCATCTCGCACTGGCCTGCCAGAGGTGGCCCGGCGGTCGTGGGAGATCAGGTCTATTTTGCTGCGGGAGTCTGGCCCTCCGATGGTGTTTACCTTTATGCACTCAATGCAGAAACAGGAGAGGTGATCTGGAGCAACCGCGATTCAGGTCAGCTGGTGATGGATCAACCACATGGTGGCGCGAGGGCCAAAAGTGGCGTCTCTTCACAAGGGTATCTGGCGGCCAGCCAGGATCAGATTTTCATGCCTACCGGACGCGCTGTGCCTGCGGCATTCGAACGAACAAGTGGAAAATTCCAATACTTTCATATGCAGAAAAACCAGCAACGGGGCGGTTCTGAGGTCATCCTGGCTGATCAATTCTTTTGTAACGCCGGTTGCCTGTTCGATCAGTCGACGGGTCAACTGACACAACAAACGGGCACCGGACCGATGGCGGCAACCGATGGTGGAATTCTGCGCGGCAGTGGTCAATCACTGCTTTACAGCGCATGGACAGACACACAAACCCGCGACCGTAAAGGGAAGCCGATCACCATCAAACAGTTACAAGAGAAACGAGTCATCCCATTAAACTACACGATCACCGATGTCATTATTGCTGGAGTCGACGCCTACTGCGGATCGCATAACAAAGTCACCGCCGTCGATTTCAGCAGGCAGGCCAACACCTGGTGGTCCCATGAAATTGAAGGCACCGTCCGCGGTCTGGCTGCCTCCGATGAATGCCTTGTTGCCAGTACAGACCAGGGAGTAATTTGCTGTTTTGGAAATGGTGGAGCACAAGAGACAGACAACACTTCACCTTCCCCCACTCCAAAACCTGTCGCATCCCCCAAGGAATACCAAGCGGCCGCAAAAGAAATTCTCGACAAAACAAACCGGAAGACAGGAATCTGTGTCGACCTGGGTGCTGAGAATGCGCAACTCGCTCTGGAGCTTGCACGGCTCTCTGATTTGCAGATTTATGTCGTTATGCAAGATGCAAAACAAGCGGCTCAGGCCCGCAAGCTGCTTTCTAATGCCGGCGTTTACGGTTCACGCGTTGCCGTCCATGTGGCTGATCCGAAACGTACTCCCTACTCGAAAAACTTTGCAAATCTGGTGATTTCTTCGTCTTCTCTTGATAAAACAATAGGCTCCAAGCTGCTACAAGAAGCACGTCGTATCCAACGTCCCTATGGTGGTCAATTTTGTCGGGGAGCTTTGGGAAAGATCCAGGTTGAAACCAAATCGGAATTAAAAGGAGCCGGTAGCTGGACACACCAGTATTCCAATGCCACGAACACCGTCAACTCGGATGATGAAATCGTCAAAGGTCCTCTCAAAATGTACTGGTATCGTGACATGGATTTTCAGATTCCAAATCGTCACGGCCAGGGACCCGCGCCACTGGTGAATCAGGGAGTGATGGTCGTCGGTGGTTTACATGGCCTTTGCGGACTGGATGCCTATAACGGCCATACGGTTTGGCGATATCAACTCAAGAATAATCTCACGGAGATGAATGGCATTCATCATGATGTGGGAACCGCGGAAGTAGGCAGTAATTTCTGCCTGGGAGGCGATTATGTCTTCGTTAAACAAGACACCTTCTGTCATCAGATCGATTTAAAAACCGGAAAACTGATTCGAAAAATTTCCACCCCCGTCAGTCAAGACAATCCGAATCAGAACTGGGGCTATATCAGCTATCATGACGGTATTGTATATGGTACTGTCAGCAATGACGCACACTACACAAGCCCCCGTTATAAAAATCTGAAACTCCGTAACGAATCAGTTCTGTTTTTTGCCATCGATGCCAAAACCGGCAACATTCTCTGGACCTACCAACCCGAATATTCCATTCGCAATAATGCGATTACCATTGGAGACAACAGTGTGTATCTCATCGATCGTGAAATTGCGAAGGCTGATCACATCAAAGAATCTCGCCGAAACGGCAGACCTAATCCTGCCTCGGCTGAAGATGAAAAACGCAAAGGAAAATTGAAAGCCTTTCATGCCAAAGAGGGTACGGATCTCTGGAAAGCCGATCAGGACATCTTTGGAACTCAACTCGCCGTTTCAGAAGAAAACCAGACCCTCTTGATGTTCTATCAGGGTATCCGCCATAGTTTTTTCAAACTTCCCTCTGAAGTCGGCGGCCGAATTGCCGCCATCGATACCAAAACGGGAAAACGTATCTGGGATATCAAAGCCAAGTATCAATCGCATCCCGTCATCAACGGTGACAAAATTTATGCACAAGGGGGCGCCTGGGATTTAAAAACAGGTAAAAGTATCGACTTCAAATTTGATCGTTCCTATGGCTGCGGACAAATTTCTGCCAGCAAACACCTCATGGTCTTTCGCTCCGCCACGCTCGGCTATGTCGATTTAACCCGCAAAGCAGGCGTTGAAAACTTCGGGGGCATCCGCCTGGGTTGCTACATCAACGCCATCCCTGCCGGCGGACTGGTCCTCGTTCCCGATGGTTCGTCGCAATGTAACTGCTCTTACCAGATGCAGGCCTGGTTTGCCTTGGAAGGGAGTGAGTGA
- a CDS encoding EF-hand domain-containing protein: MKKIIAFLAIAAIAGLITTSVSSQPPGGERERHRPEGPPPDPLLMLFDTNRDEEISTQEMKQATEILKKLDRNQDGVLRREELPRPPRPGEVRPGKNPGKIRHQQKPVSKNAPAGSVIFTNGHQTDPRDHGRPVTLIAAALGVKPEVFRQAFSNVNPARGGDPTPTRARANKKVLMDALGKYGITNGRLDAVSNYYRYQPERGDLWNHTPAAAKAIIKDGKVTGFRITNAGSGYTTAPKVTIAGHENVQVKATLEFSKNFRTNGSIKSLIIVN; this comes from the coding sequence ATGAAGAAAATTATTGCATTCCTTGCTATCGCAGCTATTGCCGGGTTAATCACCACCAGCGTCTCCTCTCAGCCACCAGGAGGTGAACGAGAACGTCACCGACCAGAAGGACCTCCGCCTGATCCGCTCCTGATGTTATTTGATACAAACCGAGACGAAGAAATTTCGACACAGGAAATGAAACAGGCGACGGAAATCTTAAAAAAGCTGGATCGCAATCAAGATGGAGTTCTGAGGCGAGAAGAACTCCCTCGTCCCCCTCGCCCGGGAGAAGTTCGCCCCGGCAAAAATCCAGGAAAAATTCGTCATCAACAGAAACCTGTGTCAAAAAATGCCCCCGCTGGCAGTGTTATTTTCACAAATGGCCATCAAACCGATCCTCGTGATCATGGTCGGCCAGTCACTCTCATTGCAGCTGCGCTAGGTGTCAAACCCGAAGTCTTTCGTCAGGCCTTCAGCAATGTGAACCCGGCTCGCGGAGGAGATCCAACCCCCACACGTGCTCGTGCCAACAAAAAAGTGCTGATGGATGCGCTGGGGAAATACGGGATCACTAATGGTCGACTTGACGCCGTATCAAATTATTATCGCTACCAGCCAGAGAGGGGAGACCTTTGGAACCACACTCCTGCCGCTGCCAAAGCGATTATCAAAGATGGTAAAGTAACTGGTTTTCGTATTACGAATGCCGGTTCCGGCTACACGACAGCTCCTAAAGTGACAATTGCCGGACATGAAAATGTTCAAGTGAAAGCCACACTTGAATTCAGCAAGAATTTTCGTACGAATGGCAGTATTAAATCACTGATCATTGTGAACTGA
- a CDS encoding DUF1559 family PulG-like putative transporter, with translation MRSKNVQKKRGFTLIELLVVIAIIAILIALLLPAVQQAREAARRSTCKNSLKQIGVALHNYHDTHRTFPPGAVWYGVGSAPANGRDANWGTTWVVQILPFMDQAPLYNNYNMSLPARSANANTTDSVLQAKIPVLRCPSHPGIDRFLLTQDFNGFSKITYAGSVGSGSTLDIADYNNDNERGVFSAIGQYGAKIRDISDGTTNVIMLGEVVTGTNTGDDKGAWGWCTGALFSGTNENGVLTPNTSLVTDRTPYASNNTSDNNFNKRNNPDDTNAGGGQAARSFHVGGVHVCLGDGSVRFISENIDQTTYLNLLSIADGNVIGEF, from the coding sequence ATGCGATCGAAGAACGTACAGAAAAAACGAGGTTTTACGCTAATCGAATTGCTGGTGGTGATTGCCATTATTGCGATTCTGATTGCACTTTTATTGCCAGCAGTACAACAAGCACGTGAGGCAGCGCGCCGCAGTACCTGTAAAAATAGCTTGAAGCAAATTGGAGTTGCATTGCATAATTATCATGATACACACCGCACATTTCCTCCCGGGGCAGTGTGGTATGGAGTCGGTTCTGCACCTGCAAATGGCCGCGATGCTAACTGGGGCACCACGTGGGTGGTTCAAATTCTTCCATTTATGGATCAAGCCCCGTTATACAACAACTACAACATGTCGCTGCCCGCACGTAGTGCGAATGCAAATACGACGGATAGTGTTTTACAAGCTAAAATTCCCGTATTACGATGCCCCTCCCATCCAGGCATTGATCGTTTCTTACTCACACAAGACTTCAACGGATTTTCAAAAATCACCTATGCAGGATCTGTTGGTTCCGGATCGACTTTAGATATCGCTGACTATAACAATGACAATGAGCGAGGGGTCTTTAGTGCCATCGGGCAGTATGGAGCGAAAATCCGAGACATTTCCGATGGGACTACCAATGTGATTATGCTGGGTGAAGTTGTCACTGGTACGAATACTGGTGATGACAAAGGAGCCTGGGGATGGTGTACGGGAGCGTTGTTTAGTGGGACAAACGAGAATGGTGTTTTAACTCCCAATACCAGTCTAGTTACTGATCGAACTCCATATGCTTCTAACAACACGAGTGATAATAACTTTAATAAGCGAAACAACCCTGATGATACAAACGCCGGGGGAGGGCAGGCGGCACGCAGTTTTCACGTAGGTGGTGTACATGTCTGCCTTGGAGATGGTTCGGTGCGTTTCATCTCTGAGAACATCGATCAAACGACCTACCTGAATTTATTATCGATTGCTGATGGAAATGTGATTGGTGAATTCTAA
- a CDS encoding ATP-binding protein: protein MTKPQVSLLPLENLITEIEHSTVSNFNQALSDMHLLADMQLLSEQECQTKAQPKTCHETVLSNCTLALNHLQSTITRMKEEVHQLSSQFDENKNKTLESINSSLSDNENSELESTNAVIQSRSEFLANMTHEIRTPMTAILGFSELLENKDLTASQHSKAVQTIQRNGRYLLDLINDILDLSQVEAGKFEIEKRKTNPARMLLEIKESLNHRASAQNNKLLIELQGKIPQFIHTDPTRLKQALVNLTENAIKFTKHGTIRITVEHDPQQQRLCYYVTDTGIGIPLNQLQHIFQPFGQVDSSLTRKQSGIGLGLTMTQRIAKMLDGDVNVESTYGKGSKFTFHISTGDLSGVEMVTSLDCDKIRKSTPMEYSANSKINGRILLVEDRPDNQHLIRFILTKAGAEVTIAHNGKEGTELALIELQAKNPFDLILMDMQMPIMDGYEATQVLRNAGYKGQIVALTSEVRDAKLDKRLSAGFDGFLPKPIDRKTFIPEIAARMSLTLKNDQNQHPQVA from the coding sequence ATGACCAAGCCTCAAGTCTCACTTTTGCCGCTAGAAAATCTTATTACAGAAATTGAGCATTCAACTGTTTCGAATTTCAATCAAGCCCTATCGGATATGCATCTTCTTGCTGATATGCAGTTGCTTAGCGAGCAGGAATGCCAGACAAAAGCACAACCCAAAACATGTCATGAGACGGTCCTTTCAAATTGTACACTGGCACTGAATCATCTTCAGTCGACAATCACCAGAATGAAAGAGGAAGTGCATCAACTAAGTAGCCAGTTTGATGAAAACAAAAACAAGACTCTGGAATCAATCAATTCCTCACTTAGCGATAATGAAAATTCAGAACTAGAATCAACGAACGCTGTCATCCAGTCTCGGAGCGAGTTTCTCGCAAATATGACTCACGAAATCCGCACTCCCATGACAGCAATACTGGGTTTCAGTGAGCTGCTGGAAAACAAAGATCTCACGGCCTCACAACATTCAAAAGCGGTCCAAACAATCCAACGTAATGGCCGCTATTTACTGGATTTGATCAACGATATTCTTGACCTTTCTCAAGTCGAAGCGGGGAAATTTGAAATTGAAAAACGAAAGACAAATCCCGCAAGAATGCTCCTTGAAATAAAGGAGTCCTTAAATCATCGCGCATCGGCACAAAACAACAAACTCTTGATTGAACTTCAAGGTAAGATTCCTCAGTTCATTCATACTGATCCCACGCGGCTCAAACAAGCGCTGGTTAATCTAACCGAAAATGCAATCAAATTTACAAAGCATGGTACGATCCGGATCACTGTTGAACATGACCCACAGCAGCAACGGCTCTGCTACTATGTAACCGACACCGGAATTGGCATTCCATTGAATCAACTACAACACATCTTTCAGCCGTTTGGTCAAGTCGATTCATCTCTGACACGAAAACAAAGTGGAATCGGTCTGGGATTAACGATGACCCAACGCATTGCCAAAATGCTGGACGGCGATGTGAATGTTGAAAGTACGTATGGTAAAGGGAGCAAATTCACGTTCCACATTTCGACGGGAGATCTGTCAGGAGTGGAAATGGTAACATCTCTTGATTGCGATAAAATACGCAAATCAACGCCCATGGAATATTCAGCCAACAGCAAAATTAATGGACGAATTCTGTTAGTGGAAGATCGACCGGATAATCAACATCTGATCCGATTTATTTTGACAAAAGCGGGAGCAGAGGTCACGATTGCCCACAACGGTAAAGAAGGAACGGAACTCGCGTTGATAGAACTGCAAGCCAAGAATCCGTTCGACCTGATCTTAATGGATATGCAGATGCCAATTATGGATGGCTATGAGGCCACCCAGGTTCTTCGTAATGCTGGTTATAAAGGTCAAATTGTTGCATTAACTTCTGAAGTGAGGGATGCCAAGCTCGACAAACGTCTGTCAGCAGGCTTCGATGGTTTTTTGCCGAAACCTATTGATCGTAAAACCTTCATTCCAGAAATCGCTGCGCGGATGAGTCTGACATTAAAGAACGATCAAAATCAGCATCCGCAAGTCGCTTAA
- a CDS encoding neutral/alkaline non-lysosomal ceramidase N-terminal domain-containing protein, whose amino-acid sequence MNQSQKLESPSKKMRGLSRLFVLQICLLSINFCGLTSHELSAAENWKVGIAKAIITPEKGVWLAGYGSARAPEGKLHDIWMKALALEDSQGHRAVLITSDFQGVPKMMSDRVFAQIKNQFGLQRKQIMFTFSHNHCGPRLGDDLYDYYPTTPMQDKLVDEYTDAMVNKTVEMIGQALTNLAPASLKMGTGHTTFAVNRRNNREADIPALLKAGKKLVGPVDHSVPVMTVTRPDGKLDAVLFGYACHPTTLSFKKICGDYPGYAQIEIEKNHPGVTAMFVNTCGGDQNPLPRRTVELCEKYGHMLAVAVEETLKKSLRPISPDLKMAFEYVELPYLKVVTRKDLEADTKSNNAIKKRWAARLLKKLDQGETFPGSYPYPIHVWRLGKDTLMIGMGAETVVDYALRFKREFGPNTWVCGYADDMISYIPSKRVWLEGGYEGGSNLYEYGRPAYRWGPNTEALISASVHRLVKEVDPKQD is encoded by the coding sequence ATGAACCAGAGCCAGAAACTGGAGTCTCCTTCAAAAAAAATGCGAGGCTTGAGTCGTTTGTTTGTTTTGCAAATCTGTCTGCTGTCAATCAACTTTTGTGGCCTTACCAGTCATGAACTCTCTGCTGCAGAAAACTGGAAAGTGGGTATCGCCAAGGCAATCATTACTCCTGAAAAAGGAGTTTGGCTCGCCGGCTATGGGTCAGCAAGAGCCCCCGAAGGAAAACTGCATGATATCTGGATGAAAGCGCTGGCACTAGAAGATAGCCAGGGACATCGCGCCGTGTTAATCACCAGTGATTTTCAAGGCGTTCCTAAAATGATGAGCGATCGCGTCTTTGCACAAATCAAGAACCAGTTTGGACTTCAGCGTAAACAAATCATGTTTACATTCTCACACAATCATTGTGGGCCGCGTTTAGGTGATGATCTTTATGACTACTACCCGACCACTCCAATGCAGGACAAACTGGTTGATGAATACACGGATGCCATGGTAAACAAGACGGTCGAAATGATCGGACAGGCACTCACCAACCTTGCCCCCGCCAGTTTGAAGATGGGAACAGGCCACACCACGTTTGCAGTCAATCGCCGTAACAATCGCGAAGCCGATATTCCCGCTCTCTTAAAAGCAGGCAAGAAACTTGTTGGCCCCGTAGATCACTCTGTCCCCGTCATGACTGTTACGCGACCTGATGGAAAATTGGACGCCGTACTGTTTGGATACGCCTGTCATCCCACAACGCTCAGTTTCAAAAAAATATGTGGTGATTACCCCGGCTATGCACAAATAGAAATCGAGAAAAACCACCCGGGTGTCACTGCCATGTTCGTCAATACATGTGGAGGGGATCAGAACCCCCTTCCCCGTCGAACGGTAGAACTCTGCGAAAAATATGGACACATGCTGGCCGTTGCAGTAGAAGAAACTTTGAAAAAATCGCTCAGACCCATTTCTCCTGATTTAAAGATGGCGTTTGAATATGTCGAACTCCCGTATCTGAAAGTGGTCACGCGCAAGGACCTGGAAGCGGATACCAAAAGCAATAATGCCATCAAAAAGCGCTGGGCGGCGCGTCTTCTGAAAAAGCTGGATCAAGGTGAAACGTTCCCAGGTTCCTATCCTTACCCGATCCATGTATGGCGACTCGGAAAAGACACCCTGATGATTGGTATGGGCGCTGAAACCGTTGTGGATTATGCACTCCGTTTTAAAAGAGAGTTTGGTCCAAACACCTGGGTCTGCGGTTATGCAGATGATATGATCTCTTATATTCCTTCAAAACGTGTTTGGCTTGAAGGGGGCTACGAAGGTGGCTCAAACCTTTATGAGTATGGGAGACCCGCTTATCGTTGGGGACCCAATACAGAAGCGCTGATTTCCGCTTCCGTTCACAGGCTGGTCAAAGAAGTAGATCCCAAGCAAGATTAA
- a CDS encoding dihydrodipicolinate synthase family protein, whose translation MIQSVKMITALGTPLTAEEDLHLPGMEAQIHDQLSHAINGFLVGGTMGLMQLLSDETYRQLVEQSVQFTKGRAELLVGVGDTSFVRTRDRIRMVENLSIDGVVVISPFFVQFSQEDLVDYYLSLADLSSKPLFLYDLPQTTGTKLEVETVLKLAEHPNIRGIKCSDHFVTIRPVVDSLSEQFRVIVAQPHLMDVLLRSGVSEHLDGVYILVPEWIKKMVAATEAEDWETLSAVQRDLSGLLSFLQSFSAPLFSTVTALMNMRGIPGNFAPRPMRALTAHEQVLLTEEPHVQKIFVGKSISPVEA comes from the coding sequence ATGATACAATCTGTTAAAATGATTACCGCGCTGGGAACTCCACTGACTGCAGAAGAAGATCTCCATCTACCAGGAATGGAAGCACAGATTCATGATCAACTTTCTCATGCAATCAATGGTTTTTTAGTGGGTGGCACTATGGGGTTGATGCAGCTTTTGTCAGATGAGACCTACCGACAGCTTGTGGAACAGAGTGTTCAATTCACTAAAGGCCGTGCAGAATTACTTGTGGGGGTGGGTGATACCAGCTTTGTGCGGACACGCGACCGCATACGAATGGTGGAGAATCTGTCCATTGATGGGGTTGTCGTGATTTCTCCTTTTTTTGTCCAATTCAGTCAGGAAGATCTGGTCGATTATTATTTATCGTTAGCAGATCTGAGTTCGAAGCCATTATTTTTGTATGACCTGCCTCAGACGACGGGAACAAAATTGGAAGTGGAGACTGTGTTGAAGCTGGCTGAGCATCCTAATATTCGAGGAATTAAATGCTCGGATCATTTTGTGACGATTCGTCCGGTGGTTGATTCACTCAGTGAGCAGTTTCGTGTGATTGTGGCGCAACCCCATTTAATGGATGTTCTGTTGCGGTCTGGCGTCAGCGAACATCTGGACGGTGTGTATATTCTGGTGCCAGAATGGATTAAAAAAATGGTAGCAGCAACTGAGGCAGAAGATTGGGAAACACTATCAGCGGTACAGCGGGATCTGTCCGGATTGCTCTCATTTTTGCAATCATTTTCAGCTCCTCTCTTTTCAACTGTTACAGCTTTAATGAATATGCGCGGTATTCCGGGTAACTTTGCACCTCGACCGATGCGTGCTTTAACTGCACATGAGCAAGTGTTGCTGACAGAGGAGCCTCATGTTCAGAAAATCTTCGTTGGAAAATCAATCTCTCCCGTAGAAGCTTGA